A window from Verrucomicrobiota bacterium encodes these proteins:
- the glgC gene encoding glucose-1-phosphate adenylyltransferase (catalyzes the formation of ADP-glucose and diphosphate from ATP and alpha-D-glucose 1-phosphate) has product ILDKNARIGAGVSLSPAGKPANLDGPEGRWYIRDGVVVVPKGAIIPDGTTI; this is encoded by the coding sequence ATCCTGGACAAGAACGCGCGCATTGGGGCGGGGGTGAGCCTGAGCCCGGCGGGCAAGCCGGCCAACCTGGACGGGCCGGAGGGCCGCTGGTACATCCGCGACGGGGTGGTCGTGGTGCCCAAAGGCGCCATCATCCCCGACGGCACCACCATCTAG